A part of Papaver somniferum cultivar HN1 unplaced genomic scaffold, ASM357369v1 unplaced-scaffold_25, whole genome shotgun sequence genomic DNA contains:
- the LOC113341188 gene encoding S-norcoclaurine synthase 2-like yields MKNQVVLFICLLFLVHTGESLKYTLIGELEVAASANDVWAFFASNDAPRMFVQLLPGVFDRIEILEGNGGVGSVLRVVYPAGSVPLTNLEKFVTIDNRRRLKEILQTEGGYLDLGVTYFMESFQIIRRGANSCTIKSMINYEVPDDLAANVAPLISIEGLINMAKVAAKYVIDNKNKAASLADM; encoded by the exons ATGAAGAACCAAGTTGTTCTTTtcatttgtttgttatttttagtTCATACCGGAGAATCATTGAAGTATACACTTATCGGTGAGTTGGAAGTTGCAGCATCTGCTAATGATGTATGGGCTTTTTTCGCCTCAAACGACGCCCCTAGAATGTTTGTGCAACTACTTCCAGGAGTGTTTGACAGAATAGAGATTCTTGAAGGTAACGGCGGCGTTGGCAGCGTTCTTCGCGTTGTATACCCTGCAG GGTCAGTTCCTCTAACGAACTTGGAAAAGTTCGTGACGATTGATAATCGCAGACGTCTCAAGGAGATACTACAGACTGAAGGAGGATATCTGGATTTGGGTGTAACATATTTCATGGAGAGTTTTCAGATCATAAGGAGAGGTGCTAACTCGTGCACCATAAAATCCATGATAAACTATGAAGTCCCTGATGATCTCGCTGCCAATGTTGCTCCTCTCATCAGTATTGAGGGTCTCATAAACATGGCTAAAGTTGCTGCCAAGTACGTCATTGATAACAAGAACAAAGCTGCATCACTTGCTGATATGTAA
- the LOC113341160 gene encoding S-norcoclaurine synthase 2-like: MKNQAVFFFCLVFLAHTGESMRYRLINELEVAASANDVWALFASNDAPKLLVQLLPGVFERIEILEGDGGEGSILRIVYPAAYPKAINNKRPKQGKHETQCGSD, translated from the exons ATGAAGAACCAagctgtttttttcttttgtttggtaTTTTTAGCTCATACTGGAGAATCAATGAGGTATAGACTTATCAATGAGTTGGAAGTTGCAGCTTCAGCTAATGATGTATGGGCTCTTTTTGCCTCAAACGACGCCCCAAAACTCTTGGTGCAACTACTTCCAGGAGTGTTTGAAAGAATAGAGATTCTTGAAGGCGACGGTGGTGAAGGCAGCATTCTTCGCATTGTATACCCTGCTG CTTATCCAAAGGCCATCAACAACAAGAGGCCGAAGCAAGGGAAGCATGAAACACAATGTGGAAGTGATTAA